Proteins from a single region of Verrucosispora sp. NA02020:
- a CDS encoding DUF397 domain-containing protein, with protein MADLTGAHWRTSTRSSSNGGNCVEVTDNLPDIVGVRDSKDPSGPALAFDPTAWQAFVAQLAKRA; from the coding sequence ATGGCTGACCTGACCGGCGCCCACTGGCGCACAAGCACTCGGAGCAGCTCCAACGGCGGGAACTGCGTGGAAGTCACCGACAATCTGCCGGACATCGTCGGCGTCCGGGACTCCAAGGACCCGAGTGGTCCCGCCCTGGCCTTCGATCCCACCGCATGGCAGGCGTTCGTCGCCCAACTCGCCAAACGAGCCTGA
- a CDS encoding DUF5753 domain-containing protein: MNRAVQLAMAAAGETADSLAAQIGVDPKTAARWVSQGRVPQMRHRALVAEILRRDIEDLWPDALRRKEPAWFLPWTQLEREATGLRCYESSVIPGLLQTEEYAQAVLASGPLMADTESLVALRMERQSAVFERPRPPLAVFVIDEAALRRGTQKVVGPQLDRLITMAQRPNVMVHIVPLTAGLHPGQAGPFVIATTADGDDVGYLDDQAQGRITNEVAPLWAVWDTVRSVALPRDQSIEFLRAREWLT; encoded by the coding sequence ATGAATCGGGCTGTTCAGCTCGCAATGGCAGCGGCCGGGGAGACCGCCGACAGCCTCGCAGCTCAGATCGGAGTAGATCCGAAAACCGCTGCGCGATGGGTCAGCCAGGGACGCGTTCCGCAGATGCGTCATCGTGCCCTCGTGGCAGAAATCCTGCGGCGGGACATAGAGGACCTTTGGCCGGACGCACTGCGACGTAAGGAGCCCGCGTGGTTCCTGCCGTGGACGCAGCTCGAACGGGAAGCGACCGGACTCCGCTGTTACGAGTCGTCGGTGATTCCGGGGCTTCTACAAACCGAGGAATACGCGCAGGCCGTGCTCGCCTCCGGGCCCCTGATGGCCGACACCGAAAGCCTCGTCGCACTCAGGATGGAGCGGCAGTCAGCGGTGTTCGAGCGGCCTCGACCACCGCTCGCGGTCTTCGTGATCGACGAAGCCGCGTTACGCCGGGGCACACAGAAGGTCGTGGGACCTCAACTCGACCGCCTGATCACCATGGCGCAGCGGCCGAACGTCATGGTGCATATCGTTCCACTGACGGCCGGTCTACACCCGGGCCAGGCCGGGCCGTTCGTTATCGCCACGACTGCGGACGGGGACGACGTCGGCTACCTGGACGATCAGGCCCAGGGACGGATCACCAATGAGGTGGCTCCACTCTGGGCCGTCTGGGATACCGTGAGGTCGGTGGCGCTTCCGCGTGACCAGTCCATCGAGTTTCTGAGAGCGCGGGAATGGCTGACCTGA
- a CDS encoding cutinase family protein: MRGRHRRTRRTRLLALVAVGVVALAGLAIAPMTFAAEAPRNTCPDLEVIGARGTTERPGLGIVLTPLARQITRDLPQTVRTTPLDYPASGNYVASVRQGVTEVQRVMTATAAQCPGTRFVLMGYSQGADVMGDALAGTGSRAGLSADLATRVSSVLLFGDPSFTAGEPFNVTDGRRSGIFPRGAGRLNGFADRIQSYCNANDRFCQGGFSFAAHVNYQGFHPQATRFAAARATADVPR; encoded by the coding sequence ATGCGCGGACGACACCGTCGGACACGTCGGACACGCCTGCTGGCCCTGGTGGCGGTCGGGGTGGTGGCCCTCGCCGGGCTCGCGATCGCCCCGATGACCTTCGCCGCCGAGGCACCCCGCAACACCTGCCCCGACCTGGAGGTCATCGGCGCACGCGGCACCACCGAACGCCCCGGCCTCGGCATCGTGCTGACGCCGCTGGCCCGGCAGATCACCCGGGACCTGCCGCAGACCGTCCGCACCACCCCGCTGGACTACCCGGCCTCCGGCAACTACGTCGCCAGCGTCCGCCAGGGCGTCACCGAGGTGCAGCGGGTGATGACCGCGACCGCCGCGCAGTGCCCCGGCACCCGCTTCGTCCTGATGGGCTACTCCCAGGGCGCCGACGTGATGGGCGACGCGCTGGCCGGCACCGGCAGTCGTGCCGGCCTCTCCGCCGACCTCGCCACCCGGGTCTCGTCAGTCCTCCTCTTCGGCGACCCCTCCTTCACCGCCGGTGAACCCTTCAACGTCACCGACGGCCGACGCTCCGGCATCTTCCCCCGGGGCGCGGGGCGACTGAACGGCTTCGCCGACCGCATCCAGTCGTACTGCAACGCCAACGACCGCTTCTGCCAGGGCGGATTCAGCTTCGCCGCACACGTCAACTACCAGGGATTCCACCCCCAGGCCACCCGCTTCGCCGCCGCCCGCGCCACCGCCGACGTACCCCGCTGA
- a CDS encoding glycoside hydrolase family 9 protein — protein sequence MHHIRRPGRARGDDPGRRGHWSRRLRSTGTVIAAGLALAVGVPAAGVAAPNTTVPNTTNSTAPNTTTSNAAASNAASSNAAAPAFNYAEALQKSLLFYEAQQSGKLPDWNRVSWRDDSALRDGADVGLDLTGGWYDAGDHVKFGFPMAFSTTMLAWGAVEYRAGYVASGQLTHLLNNLRFVNDYFVKAHPSPNVLYGQVGKGDDDHKWWGPAEVMPMARPAYKIDASCGGADLAGETAAAMAASSMVFRPTDAAYADKLLTHARQLYTFADTVRKSYHECITDATSFYRSWSGYQDELVWGAIWLYRATGDATYLAKAESEYDKLGTEPQTTTRSYKWTVAWDNKQFGAYVLLANLTGKQKYVDDANRWLDFWTVGVNGERIRYSPGGMAVLDSWGALRYAANTAFAALVYSDKTTDATRKTRYHDFAVRQINYALGDNPRNSSYVVGFGTNPPKNPHHRTAHGSWWDSMTVPTETRHTLFGALVGGPSSPNDAYTDNRSDYVMNEVATDYNAGFTSALARLSQEYGGTPLAGFPGVERPDIDELTVETTVMQNETRATGLKVMIYNKSAFPARALTDAKFRYYFRPDGTGAVQVTPGYTQGCPAPSTAKQASGDLWYVEVDCTGQTIAPAGQSQHRMEVQFKVGVPEGGTWNTGNDPSFQATAGPNRNVPLYAGGVRVWGVEPTGDTDPPPPDPDDTVAPTAPGAVTVSGITATGATLTWGAATDNVGVTGYRVYRDDVLVATVTGTTYAATGLTAQTTYRFHVVAVDAGGNVSPPTAKVSVTTSAPLPTTPCRVTYGTNDWGTGFTANITIANTGTSTINGWTLAFTFPHSGQRVGQGWGATFQQTGASVTATSLSYNGTLAPGTSTSIGFNGTHTGSNPRPTGFTVNGATCTVA from the coding sequence ATGCACCACATCAGACGGCCGGGCCGCGCGCGCGGCGACGATCCCGGCCGACGCGGCCACTGGTCGCGTCGTCTCCGCAGCACCGGCACGGTCATCGCCGCCGGCCTGGCGCTGGCGGTCGGCGTACCGGCGGCAGGCGTCGCCGCGCCGAACACCACCGTGCCGAACACCACCAACTCCACCGCACCGAACACCACCACCAGCAACGCCGCCGCCAGCAACGCCGCGTCGAGCAACGCCGCCGCTCCGGCGTTCAACTACGCCGAGGCGTTGCAGAAGTCGCTGCTGTTCTACGAGGCGCAGCAGTCCGGCAAGCTGCCGGACTGGAACCGGGTCTCCTGGCGCGACGACTCGGCACTGCGGGACGGCGCGGACGTGGGGCTCGACCTCACCGGTGGCTGGTACGACGCCGGTGACCACGTGAAGTTCGGCTTCCCGATGGCGTTCAGCACGACGATGCTGGCGTGGGGCGCGGTCGAGTACCGGGCCGGGTACGTGGCGTCGGGCCAGCTCACCCATTTGTTGAACAATCTGCGGTTCGTCAACGACTACTTCGTCAAGGCGCACCCCTCGCCGAACGTGCTGTACGGGCAGGTCGGCAAGGGCGACGACGACCACAAGTGGTGGGGGCCGGCCGAGGTGATGCCGATGGCGCGGCCCGCGTACAAGATCGATGCGAGCTGTGGCGGCGCGGACCTGGCGGGTGAGACGGCGGCGGCGATGGCCGCGTCGTCCATGGTGTTCCGGCCGACCGACGCCGCGTACGCCGATAAGCTGCTCACCCACGCGCGGCAGCTCTACACGTTCGCCGACACGGTGCGTAAGAGCTACCACGAGTGCATCACGGACGCGACCAGCTTCTACCGGTCGTGGAGCGGCTACCAGGACGAGCTGGTGTGGGGTGCCATCTGGCTGTACCGGGCGACCGGCGACGCCACGTACCTGGCCAAGGCGGAGAGCGAGTACGACAAGCTCGGCACCGAGCCGCAGACCACCACCCGCTCCTACAAGTGGACGGTGGCCTGGGACAACAAGCAGTTCGGCGCGTACGTGCTGCTGGCCAACCTGACCGGGAAGCAGAAGTACGTCGACGACGCCAACCGGTGGCTGGACTTCTGGACCGTGGGCGTGAACGGGGAACGGATCCGCTACTCCCCCGGCGGGATGGCGGTGCTCGACTCCTGGGGCGCGTTGCGGTACGCGGCCAACACCGCGTTCGCCGCGCTGGTCTACAGCGACAAGACCACCGACGCGACCCGCAAGACCCGCTACCACGACTTCGCCGTCCGGCAGATCAACTACGCACTCGGTGACAACCCGCGCAACTCCAGCTACGTGGTCGGCTTCGGCACCAACCCGCCGAAGAACCCGCACCACCGCACCGCGCACGGCTCCTGGTGGGACAGCATGACCGTACCCACGGAGACCCGGCACACCCTCTTCGGCGCCCTGGTCGGCGGGCCGTCGTCGCCGAACGACGCGTACACCGACAACCGGTCGGACTACGTGATGAACGAGGTCGCCACCGACTACAACGCCGGTTTCACGTCCGCGCTGGCCCGGCTCTCCCAGGAGTACGGGGGTACGCCGCTCGCCGGTTTCCCGGGTGTCGAGCGGCCCGACATCGACGAGTTGACCGTGGAGACCACGGTGATGCAGAACGAGACCCGGGCCACCGGTCTGAAGGTGATGATCTACAACAAGTCGGCGTTCCCGGCGCGGGCGTTGACCGACGCGAAGTTCCGCTACTACTTCCGCCCGGACGGCACCGGCGCGGTGCAGGTCACCCCCGGCTACACCCAGGGCTGCCCGGCGCCGAGCACCGCCAAGCAGGCCAGCGGTGACCTCTGGTACGTGGAGGTCGACTGCACCGGACAGACCATCGCGCCGGCCGGTCAGTCGCAGCACCGGATGGAGGTGCAGTTCAAGGTCGGTGTGCCCGAGGGCGGCACCTGGAACACCGGCAACGACCCGTCGTTCCAGGCCACCGCCGGGCCGAACCGCAACGTGCCGTTGTACGCGGGCGGGGTCCGGGTGTGGGGCGTGGAGCCCACCGGTGACACCGACCCGCCGCCGCCGGACCCGGACGACACGGTCGCGCCGACCGCTCCCGGCGCGGTGACCGTCTCCGGGATCACCGCGACCGGAGCCACCCTGACGTGGGGTGCCGCCACCGACAACGTGGGCGTCACCGGGTACCGGGTCTACCGGGACGACGTGCTGGTCGCGACCGTCACCGGCACCACGTACGCGGCGACCGGGTTGACCGCGCAGACCACGTACCGCTTCCACGTGGTGGCCGTCGACGCGGGCGGCAACGTCTCGCCGCCCACCGCGAAGGTCTCGGTGACCACCTCGGCGCCGCTGCCGACGACGCCCTGCCGGGTCACCTACGGCACCAACGACTGGGGCACCGGGTTCACCGCGAACATCACCATCGCGAACACCGGCACCTCGACCATCAACGGCTGGACGCTGGCGTTCACCTTCCCGCACAGCGGCCAGCGGGTCGGCCAGGGCTGGGGGGCGACCTTCCAGCAGACCGGCGCGTCGGTGACCGCGACCAGCCTGTCCTACAACGGCACTCTCGCGCCGGGCACATCGACAAGCATCGGTTTCAACGGTACGCACACCGGCAGCAACCCCCGACCGACAGGCTTCACGGTCAACGGGGCGACCTGCACCGTCGCCTGA
- a CDS encoding GNAT family N-acetyltransferase, whose translation MTLRGETVTLRRATADDVPTLAAIRAEPEVRRWWRGDDDLTAAVEADLADDDLEVYVVEHDDRVVGAIQWYAENDPDYRHAGLDIFLDPSVRGRGLAGDAIRTLVRHLVDAHGHHRFTIDPAAANTAAIRAYAKAGFRTVGVLRRYERGADGRWHDGLLMDLLADDLR comes from the coding sequence GTGACGTTGCGCGGAGAGACGGTGACCCTGCGGCGGGCGACGGCCGACGACGTGCCCACGCTCGCCGCCATCCGTGCCGAGCCCGAGGTCCGTCGCTGGTGGCGCGGCGACGACGACCTGACCGCCGCCGTCGAGGCCGACCTCGCCGACGACGACCTTGAGGTGTACGTCGTCGAGCACGACGACCGGGTGGTCGGGGCGATCCAGTGGTACGCCGAGAACGACCCCGACTACCGCCACGCCGGACTGGACATCTTCCTCGACCCGTCGGTACGCGGCCGGGGCCTCGCCGGAGACGCCATCCGCACCCTGGTCCGGCACCTGGTCGACGCCCACGGCCACCACCGCTTCACCATCGACCCGGCGGCGGCCAACACCGCCGCGATCCGCGCGTACGCGAAGGCCGGCTTCCGCACCGTCGGCGTCCTCCGTCGCTACGAGCGCGGCGCCGACGGCCGCTGGCACGACGGCCTCCTGATGGACCTGCTCGCCGACGACCTCCGCTGA
- the bioB gene encoding biotin synthase BioB produces the protein MPEILDQARTQVLEGGVGLDQAGVLAVLNLPDEHLTATLQLAHDVRMRWCGPEVEVEGIVSLKTGGCPEDCHFCSQSGLFTSPVRSVWLDIPSLVEAAKQTAATGATEFCIVAAVRGPDARLMTQMREGVAAIKAEVDIQVAASLGMLSQEQVDELVAMGVHRYNHNLETCRSYFPNVVTTHSWEERWETLRMVRESGMEVCCGGILGLGETVEQRAEFAAQLAELDPHEVPLNFLNPRPGTPLGDRPVVEGKDALRAIAAFRLAMPRTILRYAGGREITLGDLGTRDGLLGGINAVIVGNYLTTLGRPATDDLKLLDDLKMPVKALSATL, from the coding sequence ATGCCAGAGATCCTCGACCAGGCCCGTACCCAGGTGCTGGAGGGTGGCGTCGGCCTGGACCAGGCCGGTGTCCTCGCGGTGCTCAACCTGCCCGACGAGCACCTGACCGCCACGCTCCAGCTCGCCCACGACGTGCGGATGCGCTGGTGCGGCCCGGAGGTCGAGGTCGAGGGCATCGTCTCGCTGAAGACCGGCGGCTGCCCGGAGGACTGCCACTTCTGCTCGCAGTCCGGGCTGTTCACCTCGCCGGTGCGGTCGGTCTGGCTGGACATCCCGTCGCTGGTCGAGGCCGCCAAGCAGACCGCCGCGACCGGGGCGACCGAGTTCTGCATCGTGGCCGCCGTCCGCGGCCCGGACGCGCGACTGATGACGCAGATGCGCGAGGGCGTCGCCGCGATCAAGGCCGAGGTCGACATCCAGGTCGCCGCCTCGCTCGGCATGCTCAGCCAGGAGCAGGTCGACGAGCTGGTCGCCATGGGTGTGCACCGGTACAACCACAACCTGGAGACCTGCCGGTCGTACTTCCCGAACGTGGTCACCACGCACTCGTGGGAGGAGCGCTGGGAGACGCTGCGGATGGTCCGCGAATCCGGCATGGAGGTCTGCTGCGGCGGCATCCTCGGGCTCGGCGAGACGGTCGAGCAGCGGGCCGAGTTCGCCGCCCAGCTCGCCGAACTGGACCCGCACGAGGTGCCGCTGAACTTCCTCAACCCCCGGCCGGGCACCCCGCTCGGCGACCGTCCGGTGGTCGAGGGCAAGGACGCGCTGCGCGCCATCGCCGCGTTCCGGCTCGCCATGCCGCGCACCATCCTGCGGTACGCGGGCGGCCGGGAGATCACCCTCGGTGACCTGGGCACCCGCGACGGCCTGCTCGGCGGCATCAACGCGGTGATCGTCGGCAACTACCTGACCACCCTCGGTCGACCGGCCACCGACGACCTCAAGCTGCTCGACGACCTCAAGATGCCGGTCAAGGCGCTGTCGGCGACGCTCTGA
- a CDS encoding 8-amino-7-oxononanoate synthase codes for MADWLAALARRADLRAKAGLTRRLRPRTADDAVVDLAGNDYLGLSAHPEVVAAAAKALSEYGLGATGSRLVRGSTDAHHALEDALADWLGTDRSLLFSSGYLANLGAVRALVRPRTLLVSDAHNHASLIDGCRISGAETVVTPHADVDAVAAALAGAPGRPAVVVTESVFSVDGDLAPLAELHATARAHGALLLVDDAHALGVVGPAGAGAVAAAGLTGAPDVVVTATLSKALGGAGGVVAGPAEFVRHLVETARTFIYDTALPPAVAAGVHAAVGLARDGDALRAELAARATLAVDRLRAAGLEVSVPDAAVVSVTAAGPEAATAWAAACRDRGVAVGCFRPPSTPDSRSRLRLTIGAGPSRADFERALEVIVECAP; via the coding sequence GTGGCGGACTGGCTGGCGGCCCTGGCACGCCGCGCGGACCTGCGGGCCAAGGCGGGACTGACCCGTCGGCTGCGTCCGCGTACCGCCGACGACGCCGTGGTGGACCTGGCCGGCAACGACTACCTGGGCCTCTCCGCGCATCCCGAGGTGGTCGCGGCGGCGGCCAAGGCGCTCTCCGAGTACGGGCTGGGCGCGACCGGCTCACGACTGGTCCGGGGCTCCACCGACGCCCACCACGCGCTGGAGGACGCGCTCGCCGACTGGCTCGGCACCGACCGGTCGCTGCTCTTCTCCTCCGGCTACCTCGCCAACCTCGGCGCGGTCCGGGCGCTGGTGCGCCCCCGCACGCTGCTGGTCTCCGACGCGCACAACCATGCCAGCCTGATCGACGGGTGTCGCATCTCCGGCGCGGAGACCGTGGTGACCCCGCACGCCGACGTTGACGCGGTGGCGGCGGCCCTGGCCGGGGCACCCGGCCGTCCGGCGGTGGTGGTCACCGAGTCGGTCTTCTCCGTCGACGGTGACCTGGCGCCCCTGGCCGAGCTGCACGCGACCGCCCGCGCGCACGGGGCGCTGCTGCTGGTCGACGACGCGCACGCGCTCGGTGTCGTCGGTCCGGCCGGGGCCGGTGCGGTGGCCGCCGCCGGGCTGACCGGCGCGCCGGACGTGGTGGTCACCGCCACCCTCTCCAAGGCGCTCGGTGGTGCCGGCGGGGTGGTGGCCGGTCCGGCCGAGTTCGTCCGGCACCTGGTGGAGACCGCCCGGACCTTCATCTACGACACCGCGCTGCCGCCGGCCGTGGCCGCCGGGGTGCACGCCGCCGTCGGGCTGGCCCGTGACGGCGACGCCCTCCGCGCCGAACTGGCCGCCCGCGCCACGCTCGCGGTGGACCGCCTGCGCGCCGCCGGCCTGGAGGTCTCCGTCCCGGACGCCGCCGTCGTCTCGGTCACCGCCGCCGGCCCGGAGGCGGCGACCGCCTGGGCCGCCGCCTGCCGGGACCGGGGCGTGGCGGTCGGCTGTTTCCGGCCGCCCTCGACCCCGGACAGCCGGTCCCGGCTGCGGCTCACCATCGGTGCCGGGCCGTCCCGGGCGGACTTCGAGCGGGCCCTGGAGGTCATCGTGGAATGTGCGCCGTGA
- the bioD gene encoding dethiobiotin synthase: protein MCAVTDQWRGPVLVTGTDTEVGKTVVTAAITAAAQAAGLRVAVVKPGQTGTATGEPGDVEAVTRLSAPMTARTLAAYPDPLAPLAAARVADLPPLELYNAVDAIREEAEKHDLVLIEGAGGLLVPMGLRPSGEAWTVADLAVSLGAPAVVVARAGLGTLNHTALTLEALDRRAVPAGVVIGAWPADPELVHWANVSDLLPNLLGALPSGAGAMDPGVFRRSAPGWLTPALYGVLDDWRAWADEIN, encoded by the coding sequence ATGTGCGCCGTGACGGATCAGTGGCGCGGACCGGTGCTGGTCACCGGGACCGACACCGAGGTCGGCAAGACGGTGGTGACCGCCGCGATCACGGCCGCCGCGCAGGCGGCCGGGCTGCGGGTGGCGGTGGTCAAACCCGGCCAGACGGGTACGGCCACCGGTGAGCCCGGCGACGTCGAGGCGGTCACCCGGCTCTCCGCCCCGATGACCGCCCGCACGCTGGCCGCCTACCCCGATCCGCTCGCCCCGTTGGCCGCCGCCCGGGTGGCGGACCTGCCGCCGCTGGAGTTGTACAACGCCGTCGACGCGATCCGCGAGGAGGCGGAGAAGCACGACCTGGTGCTGATCGAGGGCGCCGGTGGGCTGCTCGTCCCGATGGGGCTGCGACCCTCGGGCGAGGCGTGGACGGTGGCCGACCTGGCGGTGTCGTTGGGTGCCCCGGCGGTGGTGGTGGCCCGCGCGGGTCTCGGCACCCTCAACCACACCGCGCTCACCCTGGAGGCGCTGGACCGGCGTGCGGTGCCGGCGGGTGTGGTGATCGGCGCCTGGCCGGCCGACCCGGAGCTGGTGCACTGGGCCAACGTCAGCGACCTGCTGCCGAACCTGCTCGGTGCGTTGCCGTCCGGGGCCGGGGCGATGGACCCGGGGGTGTTCCGGCGGTCCGCGCCGGGCTGGCTGACCCCGGCGTTGTACGGCGTGCTCGACGACTGGCGGGCCTGGGCCGACGAGATCAACTGA
- a CDS encoding cytochrome P450, giving the protein MLFRAWEQAPEATASAGAGAAMADARGAGSAGAGAGAGVDPVRVVDHVGVAHLLVTRHALVRQVLTDPVTYRPDNALDAVTPIPVAALRVLAAHRFRLPPTLANNGGADHPGIRALVADALHPRRVAEQRDWLAALVRRRVAGLDATLDEGVHVDLHAALAADLPLLVLARLVELPDAPVAAVKEFARAALELFWAPLDADRQQALATEVGRFHRVLREFAVTGGGLAASLRDAGHPPDVVVGALFFLLVAGQETTSQFLTLLMHRLIGEPTVLAGLRDGTVAVTDVVEEGLRREPPIVTWRRVAAVDTTLGGTAVAAGTSIVLWLAGAGRDPAVVESPDGFRPGQRGSRRHLAFGAGVHRCVGDQLARMEAATVVTEVAPLLARVRVLRAPRYPDNLTFRMPDALVVTRAPLG; this is encoded by the coding sequence GTGCTGTTCCGCGCCTGGGAGCAGGCCCCGGAGGCGACCGCGAGCGCCGGGGCCGGTGCCGCCATGGCCGATGCCCGGGGAGCCGGGTCCGCCGGAGCCGGTGCGGGGGCGGGTGTCGACCCGGTCCGGGTCGTCGACCACGTGGGTGTCGCCCATCTGCTGGTGACCCGGCACGCGCTGGTGCGGCAGGTGCTGACCGACCCGGTGACGTACCGCCCGGACAACGCCCTGGACGCAGTGACCCCGATCCCGGTGGCCGCGCTGCGCGTCCTCGCCGCGCACCGGTTCCGGTTGCCGCCCACGCTGGCCAACAACGGCGGGGCCGACCACCCGGGGATCCGCGCGCTGGTCGCCGACGCGCTGCACCCGAGGCGGGTGGCCGAGCAGCGGGACTGGCTCGCCGCGCTGGTCCGCCGACGGGTGGCCGGTCTGGACGCGACGCTCGACGAGGGCGTGCACGTCGACCTGCACGCCGCGCTCGCCGCCGACCTGCCGCTGCTGGTCCTGGCCCGGCTGGTCGAGTTGCCCGACGCGCCGGTGGCGGCGGTGAAGGAGTTCGCCCGCGCCGCGCTGGAACTGTTCTGGGCACCCCTGGACGCCGACCGGCAGCAGGCCCTCGCCACCGAGGTGGGTCGCTTCCACCGGGTGCTGCGCGAGTTCGCGGTCACCGGCGGCGGGCTCGCCGCGTCGTTGCGGGACGCCGGGCACCCGCCCGACGTGGTGGTCGGCGCACTGTTCTTCCTGCTGGTCGCCGGCCAGGAGACCACCTCGCAGTTCCTCACTCTGCTGATGCACCGGCTGATCGGGGAACCGACCGTGCTCGCCGGGCTGCGCGACGGCACGGTGGCCGTCACCGACGTCGTCGAGGAGGGGCTGCGACGGGAACCGCCGATCGTCACCTGGCGGCGGGTCGCCGCCGTGGACACCACGCTGGGCGGGACGGCGGTGGCGGCGGGCACCAGCATCGTGCTCTGGCTGGCTGGTGCCGGACGCGACCCGGCGGTCGTCGAGTCACCGGACGGGTTCCGGCCGGGGCAACGCGGGTCACGCCGGCACCTGGCCTTCGGCGCGGGCGTACACCGCTGCGTGGGCGACCAACTCGCCCGGATGGAGGCGGCGACCGTGGTGACCGAGGTGGCGCCGCTGCTGGCCCGGGTCCGTGTGCTCCGCGCACCCCGCTACCCGGACAACCTCACCTTCCGGATGCCGGACGCCCTGGTCGTGACGCGCGCCCCGCTCGGTTGA
- a CDS encoding methyltransferase — MSALSAAFVQLHARLGPVAFVPEVRLHQADEPIGLWELTEGEFRSDRPPPFWAFAWAGGQGLARYVTDHPDLVAGRRILDFASGSGLVAIAAARAGAAAVRAVEVDELAVAAVALNAEANGVRVDAELGDVLDRDAGDAEVVLAGDVFYSEAMANRVLRFLLRAARSGATVLVGDPGRAFLPRDRFDELAAYDVPVSEALESVRVKRTTVWRLRAGRPSAAR, encoded by the coding sequence GTGTCCGCTCTCTCCGCCGCCTTCGTCCAGTTGCACGCCCGGCTCGGTCCCGTCGCCTTCGTCCCCGAGGTACGGCTGCACCAGGCGGACGAGCCGATCGGCCTCTGGGAGCTGACCGAGGGTGAGTTCCGCAGCGACCGGCCGCCGCCGTTCTGGGCCTTCGCCTGGGCGGGCGGTCAGGGCCTCGCCCGGTACGTCACCGACCACCCGGACCTCGTCGCCGGCCGGCGGATCCTCGACTTCGCCTCCGGCTCCGGCCTGGTGGCGATCGCCGCCGCCAGGGCCGGTGCCGCCGCCGTGCGCGCGGTGGAGGTCGACGAGCTGGCCGTCGCGGCGGTCGCGCTCAACGCCGAAGCCAACGGGGTACGCGTCGACGCCGAACTCGGCGACGTCCTCGATCGGGACGCCGGGGACGCCGAGGTGGTGCTCGCCGGCGACGTGTTCTACAGCGAGGCGATGGCCAACCGGGTCCTGCGGTTCCTGCTGCGCGCCGCCCGGTCCGGGGCCACCGTGCTGGTCGGCGATCCCGGACGCGCCTTCCTGCCCCGGGACCGCTTCGACGAGCTGGCCGCCTACGACGTGCCGGTCAGCGAGGCGCTGGAGAGCGTACGGGTGAAGCGCACCACGGTGTGGCGGCTGCGCGCGGGACGGCCGTCGGCGGCCCGCTAG
- a CDS encoding TIGR03086 family metal-binding protein: MDLLEVYRRSLVEFTDRVEQVGGGQWSAVTPCPGWDVRTLVNHVVGEQRWSVALLAGRTVAQVGDRYDGDQLGDDPVVAARDAAAQAELAAASPGALHRTVHLSAGDTPAEEYLHQLLAEHLVHGWDLAVAIGVDPRMDADAVAECARWFRRAVGDYRSNGLVHDQVDVSPQADEQDRLIGAFGRDPGWAP, encoded by the coding sequence ATGGATCTGCTCGAGGTGTACCGACGCAGTCTGGTGGAGTTCACCGACCGGGTGGAACAGGTCGGCGGTGGGCAGTGGTCGGCGGTGACCCCGTGCCCGGGGTGGGACGTCCGCACCCTGGTCAACCACGTCGTCGGTGAACAGCGCTGGAGTGTCGCGCTGCTCGCCGGCCGGACCGTCGCGCAGGTCGGCGACCGGTACGACGGCGACCAGCTCGGTGACGATCCGGTCGTGGCGGCGCGTGACGCGGCGGCACAGGCCGAACTGGCCGCCGCCTCCCCCGGCGCGCTGCACCGCACCGTGCACCTCTCGGCCGGCGACACGCCCGCCGAGGAGTACCTGCACCAACTGCTCGCCGAGCATCTCGTTCACGGGTGGGACCTGGCCGTGGCGATCGGCGTCGACCCGAGGATGGACGCCGACGCGGTCGCCGAGTGCGCCCGGTGGTTCCGCCGCGCCGTCGGCGACTACCGGAGCAACGGGCTGGTGCACGACCAGGTCGACGTCTCACCGCAGGCCGACGAGCAGGACCGGCTGATCGGCGCGTTCGGCCGCGATCCCGGCTGGGCACCGTAA